One genomic region from Cellulomonas fengjieae encodes:
- a CDS encoding ATP-binding cassette domain-containing protein — MNGFGVEVRDLMARYDTTVALDTVSFALRPGVITGLLGRNGSGKTTALSLMAAFRRPSSGTLLVDGEDPWENERVMAGTCLVRESGDVANDQKLKDTLDFLGDRRPLFSRELADSLLDRFELDPLTRPDRLSRGKRSAFGVVVGLASRTPLTLLDEVHLGMDAPSRYAFYDALLADWVEHPRTIVLSSHLIGEIERLLEDVVVLDRGKVLTVSDAETLRSDGVTVTGSSDAVELFVAGRTVVARQQLGRTAQATVIGALPDDAVRARQAGLELGPVALQDLFVHLTDRPSPAAAHTPEESR; from the coding sequence ATGAACGGCTTCGGCGTCGAGGTCCGAGACCTCATGGCCCGCTACGACACGACCGTCGCGCTCGACACGGTCTCGTTCGCGCTCCGCCCCGGGGTCATCACCGGCCTGCTCGGACGCAACGGCTCCGGCAAGACCACTGCGCTGTCGCTGATGGCCGCCTTCCGCCGGCCCTCGTCCGGCACTCTGCTCGTCGACGGCGAGGACCCCTGGGAGAACGAGCGCGTCATGGCCGGGACGTGCCTGGTGCGCGAGAGCGGGGACGTCGCCAACGACCAGAAGCTCAAGGACACCCTCGACTTCCTCGGGGACCGCCGTCCGCTGTTCTCCCGCGAGCTCGCCGACAGCCTGCTCGACCGCTTCGAGCTGGACCCGCTGACCCGGCCGGACAGGCTGTCGCGCGGCAAGCGGTCGGCGTTCGGCGTCGTGGTCGGGCTGGCCAGCCGAACCCCGCTGACGCTGCTCGACGAGGTGCACCTCGGCATGGACGCCCCCTCGCGGTACGCGTTCTACGACGCACTCCTGGCCGACTGGGTCGAGCACCCCCGCACCATCGTGCTGTCCAGCCACCTGATCGGCGAGATCGAGCGGCTGCTCGAGGACGTCGTCGTGCTCGACCGCGGGAAGGTGCTGACGGTCTCCGACGCGGAGACGCTCCGTTCCGACGGCGTGACCGTGACCGGTTCGTCGGACGCGGTCGAGCTCTTCGTCGCCGGTCGCACCGTGGTGGCCCGCCAGCAGCTCGGCCGCACTGCGCAGGCCACGGTCATCGGGGCGCTGCCGGACGACGCGGTGCGCGCCCGGCAGGCCGGTCTGGAGCTCGGCCCCGTCGCGCTGCAGGACCTCTTCGTCCACCTGACCGACCGCCCCAGCCCTGCGGCCGCACATACCCCGGAGGAGTCGCGATGA
- a CDS encoding ABC transporter ATP-binding protein has translation MSSTVDDDTTTTPPPAATTAGVVVRDLHRAFGAVKALDGAQLTARAGAVTALVGPNGSGKTTLLLVLAGLLVPDRGEVSVGGHDPVAHGAAARAVTGWMPDTFGTWDSLTAREVLLTFAAAYRLSPATAADRVTELLATVHLAEYADRPASVLSRGQKQRLGLARALVHDPAVLLLDEPASGLDPRSRVDLRILLRRLADEGKTVLVSSHVLSELDEMADDAVFLSRGRTVVPDAAAGAARSWHVRALSLESLTDWLTSTGSAWQPDGAPTSPSGAGGVLIDVAGDDGAAQLLRDAVTAGVPIASLVPASGALEQAYLTLEEERR, from the coding sequence ATGTCGAGCACCGTCGATGACGACACCACGACCACCCCGCCACCTGCCGCGACGACCGCCGGCGTCGTCGTGCGCGACCTGCACCGCGCGTTCGGGGCCGTCAAGGCGCTCGACGGCGCCCAGCTGACCGCCCGCGCCGGTGCGGTCACCGCGCTCGTCGGTCCCAACGGCTCGGGCAAGACCACGCTGCTCCTGGTCCTCGCCGGTCTGCTCGTCCCCGACCGGGGCGAGGTGAGCGTCGGCGGCCACGATCCCGTCGCGCACGGTGCGGCGGCCCGCGCGGTGACCGGGTGGATGCCCGACACGTTCGGCACCTGGGACTCCCTGACCGCGCGCGAGGTGCTGCTCACGTTCGCCGCCGCGTACCGGCTCTCCCCCGCGACCGCCGCGGACCGGGTGACCGAGCTGCTCGCGACGGTCCACCTCGCCGAGTACGCCGACCGCCCCGCCAGCGTCCTGTCCCGCGGCCAGAAGCAGCGCCTGGGCCTGGCCCGGGCGCTCGTGCACGACCCCGCGGTGCTCCTGCTCGACGAGCCGGCCAGCGGGCTCGACCCGCGCTCCCGTGTGGACCTGCGGATCCTGCTGCGCAGGCTCGCCGACGAGGGCAAGACGGTCCTGGTCTCGAGCCACGTGCTGTCCGAGCTGGACGAGATGGCCGACGACGCCGTCTTCCTGTCCCGGGGCCGCACCGTGGTCCCGGACGCGGCGGCCGGTGCGGCCCGCTCCTGGCACGTGCGCGCTCTGTCCCTCGAGTCCCTCACCGACTGGCTCACGAGCACCGGATCCGCCTGGCAGCCCGACGGCGCACCCACCTCACCGAGCGGCGCGGGTGGGGTGCTCATCGACGTCGCGGGCGACGACGGCGCCGCCCAGCTGCTCCGGGACGCGGTCACCGCCGGCGTGCCGATCGCGTCTCTCGTGCCCGCCTCCGGCGCGCTCGAACAGGCCTACCTGACCCTCGAGGAGGAGCGGCGATGA
- a CDS encoding aspartate kinase: MALIVQKYGGSSVADATSIKRVAKRVAEAKRAGHDVVVVVSAMGDTTDELIDLATQVTPLPPQREMDILLTAGERISMSLLAMAIHNLGVEAKSFTGQQAGVITDESYGKARIIDVTPSRIRQTLAQGSVAIVAGFQGVNPSTNDVTTLGRGGSDTTAVALAAALKADVCEIYTDVAGVFTADPRIVPTARKLDRVSYGEMLELAASGAKVLVLRCVEYARRYGVPIHVRSSFTTHTGTLVTDEPAAEGEIVEQPIIAGVAHDRSEAKITVVGVPDVPGKAARIFEVVAGAGVNIDMIVQNVSVASTGLTDISFTLPATDGAAATAALTEHQPEIGFASLQYDDTIGKLSLIGAGMRSHPGVSARLFAALSEAGVNIEMISTSEIRISVVTRADSLDEAVRAVHTAFQLDSTEDEAVVYGGTGR, translated from the coding sequence GTGGCCCTGATCGTGCAGAAGTACGGCGGTTCCTCCGTCGCCGACGCCACCAGCATCAAGCGAGTCGCGAAGCGGGTGGCCGAGGCCAAGCGCGCCGGCCACGACGTCGTCGTGGTCGTCAGCGCGATGGGTGACACGACGGACGAGCTGATCGACCTCGCCACCCAGGTCACCCCGCTGCCGCCGCAGCGCGAGATGGACATCCTGCTGACCGCCGGCGAGCGGATCTCGATGTCCCTGCTCGCGATGGCGATCCACAACCTCGGCGTCGAGGCCAAGTCGTTCACCGGGCAGCAGGCCGGGGTCATCACCGACGAGTCGTACGGCAAGGCGCGGATCATCGACGTCACGCCCAGCCGGATCCGGCAGACGCTCGCGCAGGGGTCGGTGGCGATCGTCGCCGGCTTCCAGGGCGTCAACCCGTCCACCAACGACGTCACGACGCTCGGTCGCGGCGGCTCGGACACGACCGCGGTCGCGCTGGCGGCGGCCCTCAAGGCGGACGTCTGCGAGATCTACACGGATGTCGCCGGGGTGTTCACCGCCGACCCCCGGATCGTGCCCACCGCGCGCAAGCTCGACCGCGTCAGCTACGGGGAGATGCTCGAGCTCGCGGCGAGCGGCGCCAAGGTGCTGGTCCTGCGCTGCGTGGAGTACGCGCGCCGGTACGGGGTACCGATTCACGTGCGCTCGTCGTTCACCACTCATACGGGCACCCTGGTGACGGACGAGCCCGCTGCTGAAGGAGAGATTGTGGAACAGCCGATCATCGCCGGCGTCGCGCACGACCGCAGCGAGGCCAAGATCACCGTCGTCGGTGTGCCCGACGTGCCGGGCAAGGCCGCGCGCATCTTCGAGGTCGTCGCCGGCGCGGGCGTGAACATCGACATGATCGTGCAGAACGTGTCGGTCGCCTCGACCGGGCTGACGGACATCTCCTTCACGCTGCCCGCCACGGACGGTGCGGCCGCGACGGCCGCGCTGACCGAGCACCAGCCGGAGATCGGCTTCGCGTCGCTGCAGTACGACGACACCATCGGCAAGCTCTCGCTGATCGGTGCCGGCATGCGGTCGCACCCCGGCGTCTCGGCACGGCTGTTCGCGGCGCTGTCCGAGGCCGGGGTCAACATCGAGATGATCTCGACGTCGGAGATCCGGATCTCCGTGGTCACGCGCGCGGACTCCCTCGACGAGGCGGTCCGCGCCGTGCACACGGCGTTCCAGCTCGACTCCACGGAAGACGAGGCCGTCGTGTACGGCGGGACGGGACGGTAG
- a CDS encoding aspartate-semialdehyde dehydrogenase, giving the protein MGLNIAVVGATGQVGSVMRRLLDERDFPVASIRYFASARSAGTTLPWKGADVVVEDVETEDLSGIDVALFSAGGAASKIHAPRFAAAGALVIDNSSAWRRDPEVPLVVSEVNPGAIAGAVKGIIANPNCTTMAAMPVLKVLHDEAGLRRLVVSTYQAVSGSGLAGADELDSQIRAAVEQDTLALVHDGSAVTLPAPVKYVAPIAFDVIPLAGNLVDDGLFETDEEQKLRHESRKILDIPELLVSGTCVRVPVFTGHSLSINAEFARPLSPERAAELLAHAPGVQLTDVPTPLQAAGKDPSFVGRLRRDEGVEGGRGLALFVSNDNLRKGAALNAVQIAELVAAQRLATV; this is encoded by the coding sequence ATGGGACTGAACATCGCGGTGGTCGGCGCCACCGGCCAGGTCGGCAGTGTCATGCGGCGCCTGCTGGACGAGCGCGACTTCCCCGTCGCGTCGATCCGCTACTTCGCGTCCGCGCGTTCGGCCGGCACGACGCTGCCCTGGAAGGGTGCCGACGTCGTCGTGGAGGACGTGGAGACCGAGGACCTCTCGGGCATCGACGTCGCGCTGTTCTCCGCGGGCGGCGCCGCCTCGAAGATCCACGCCCCCCGGTTCGCCGCCGCGGGCGCCCTCGTGATCGACAACTCCTCGGCGTGGCGGCGCGACCCCGAGGTGCCGCTGGTCGTCTCCGAGGTCAACCCGGGCGCGATCGCGGGGGCCGTCAAGGGCATCATTGCCAACCCCAACTGCACGACGATGGCCGCGATGCCGGTGCTCAAGGTCCTGCACGACGAGGCCGGCCTGCGGCGCCTGGTCGTCTCCACCTACCAGGCGGTCTCCGGTTCGGGCCTCGCGGGCGCCGACGAGCTGGACAGCCAGATCCGCGCGGCGGTCGAGCAGGACACTCTCGCGCTGGTGCACGACGGGTCCGCCGTGACGCTGCCCGCCCCGGTCAAGTACGTGGCGCCCATCGCGTTCGACGTGATCCCGCTCGCCGGGAACCTGGTGGACGACGGGTTGTTCGAGACCGACGAGGAGCAGAAGCTCCGGCACGAGTCGCGCAAGATCCTCGACATCCCGGAGCTGCTGGTCTCCGGCACGTGCGTCCGGGTCCCGGTGTTCACCGGCCACTCGCTGTCGATCAACGCGGAGTTCGCGCGTCCGCTGAGCCCGGAGCGCGCCGCCGAGCTGCTGGCGCACGCGCCGGGCGTCCAGCTGACCGACGTGCCGACGCCGTTGCAGGCCGCGGGCAAGGACCCGTCCTTCGTCGGCCGGCTGCGCCGGGACGAGGGCGTCGAGGGCGGGCGCGGGCTCGCGCTGTTCGTCAGCAACGACAACCTGCGCAAGGGCGCCGCGCTGAACGCGGTGCAGATCGCCGAGCTGGTCGCCGCCCAGCGCCTCGCCACCGTCTGA
- a CDS encoding GntR family transcriptional regulator, whose product MFDGRDPLYVQIADQIRGDVLSGALSAEEQVMSTTQYATTFRINPATAAKAFAELVDEGVLYKRRGIGMFVAEGAREKLLAQRRATFFADVVEPMLEQARVLGITTDELVQRLTEGEHR is encoded by the coding sequence ATGTTCGACGGTCGTGACCCCCTGTACGTCCAGATCGCCGACCAGATCCGCGGCGACGTGCTGTCCGGTGCTCTCAGTGCGGAGGAGCAGGTCATGTCCACCACGCAGTACGCGACGACGTTCCGGATCAACCCGGCGACCGCCGCCAAGGCCTTCGCCGAGCTGGTCGACGAGGGCGTCCTGTACAAGCGCCGCGGCATCGGGATGTTCGTCGCGGAGGGCGCCCGGGAGAAGCTGCTCGCCCAGCGCCGGGCGACGTTCTTCGCCGACGTCGTCGAGCCGATGCTCGAGCAGGCGCGGGTGCTGGGCATCACCACCGACGAGCTCGTGCAGCGCCTGACCGAAGGGGAGCACCGATGA